A single region of the Bacillus sp. DX3.1 genome encodes:
- a CDS encoding Lrp/AsnC family transcriptional regulator, with the protein MDHIDQKILHILQEDGRISMTELGKMVNLSTPAVKERVKKLEGKNIITAYRAVINPEKLNKNVTAFVLFESKKYQQFRKFCKENPMVFECHRLAGQYSYLVKIVIESVQHLEELVLVQKKIS; encoded by the coding sequence ATAGACCATATTGACCAAAAAATTTTACATATTCTTCAAGAAGATGGACGTATATCTATGACTGAATTAGGAAAAATGGTGAACTTATCAACACCAGCTGTAAAAGAAAGAGTAAAAAAATTAGAGGGTAAAAATATTATTACAGCCTATAGGGCAGTTATAAACCCAGAGAAATTAAATAAGAATGTAACGGCTTTTGTTTTGTTTGAATCAAAAAAATATCAACAATTCAGAAAATTTTGCAAAGAAAATCCTATGGTTTTTGAGTGCCACAGATTAGCCGGACAATATAGTTATTTGGTGAAAATAGTCATTGAATCGGTGCAACATTTAGAAGAATTGGTTCTGGTGCAAAAAAAAATCTCTTAA
- a CDS encoding isochorismatase family protein has translation MNQALLIIDVQQELVDGNNETKNVLNKEALLDNVNLVINKALESHALIIFVRDKDVADGKGPGFQIHQTVKVPTNAKIFDKIATNAFYGTLLMDFLKENEIEHLVIMGCKTEHCIDTAVRTATVNHFDVTLVEDGHSTTDSSILSAEKIISHHNEILNGHYNVDNFSVVRTSQEDLFQPIHNNYR, from the coding sequence TTGAACCAAGCTTTGCTTATTATTGATGTCCAACAAGAATTAGTTGATGGTAATAACGAAACTAAAAATGTGCTTAATAAAGAAGCATTGTTAGATAATGTTAATTTGGTTATTAATAAAGCACTAGAATCACATGCTTTGATTATCTTTGTGAGGGATAAAGATGTTGCTGATGGCAAAGGTCCGGGTTTTCAAATACACCAGACAGTAAAAGTGCCAACCAATGCAAAAATATTTGATAAAATAGCTACAAATGCGTTTTATGGTACACTATTAATGGATTTTTTAAAGGAAAACGAGATCGAACATCTTGTTATCATGGGATGTAAAACAGAACACTGTATTGACACAGCGGTTAGAACTGCAACGGTGAATCATTTTGATGTTACTTTAGTTGAGGATGGTCATTCAACGACAGATTCTTCAATCCTATCTGCTGAAAAGATAATAAGTCATCATAATGAAATACTTAATGGTCATTACAATGTTGACAATTTTTCTGTTGTTCGGACCAGCCAAGAGGATTTATTTCAACCAATTCATAACAATTACCGATAA
- a CDS encoding DUF1272 domain-containing protein produces MGLEMRKCCEKCNNKIEEQSSAFICTHECTFCEECTKLMNYVCPNCQGELVKRPRPLSSSVCSLNI; encoded by the coding sequence ATGGGACTTGAGATGAGGAAATGTTGTGAGAAATGTAATAATAAGATTGAAGAGCAATCTTCGGCTTTTATTTGCACACATGAATGTACATTTTGTGAGGAGTGTACAAAATTAATGAATTATGTATGTCCTAATTGTCAAGGAGAACTTGTTAAAAGACCTAGACCCCTATCTAGTAGTGTCTGCTCTCTTAACATATAA